One genomic region from Clostridium saccharobutylicum DSM 13864 encodes:
- a CDS encoding N-6 DNA methylase — translation MSVYLMFLQHILYSLKDSGKAAIVVPTGFLTAKSGIEKKIRQQMIDKHMLRGVISMPSNIFATTGTNVSIIFIDSDNSDDKALLMDASKLGIKIKEDGKNQKTVLSHTEVEDIITTFNTRQEIDNLSTLVSYTELENKNYSFSAGQYYHVKVEYADITKDEFNTKMLQFKNDLRELFDMGKDIEKEILIQMERINYE, via the coding sequence ATGTCTGTATATTTAATGTTTTTGCAACACATTTTATACTCTCTCAAAGATTCCGGCAAAGCAGCAATTGTTGTTCCTACAGGGTTCCTAACTGCGAAATCTGGAATTGAGAAGAAAATAAGACAACAAATGATTGATAAGCATATGCTAAGAGGTGTTATATCAATGCCATCTAACATTTTTGCTACAACAGGAACTAATGTTTCAATTATTTTTATTGATAGTGATAATTCGGATGACAAAGCATTGCTTATGGATGCTTCAAAGCTTGGAATAAAAATCAAAGAAGATGGTAAAAATCAAAAAACCGTTTTAAGCCACACTGAAGTTGAAGATATTATTACGACTTTTAATACTCGCCAAGAAATAGATAACTTAAGTACTTTGGTTTCTTATACTGAATTAGAAAACAAAAATTACTCATTCAGTGCAGGTCAATATTACCATGTAAAAGTAGAGTATGCAGATATAACAAAAGATGAATTTAATACAAAAATGTTACAATTCAAGAATGATTTAAGAGAATTATTTGATATGGGCAAAGACATAGAAAAGGAAATATTAATTCAAATGGAGCGAATTAACTATGAATAA
- a CDS encoding IS4 family transposase, giving the protein MKNIKLLSQILKKTNKLIISNEFKEAYSLGNSFSRKRKLSFSNAVHFICSALRKSMATEISNFIEEHTYLDFPCISKQAFSKARQNISPEAFKELCRLFVDSFYSSTNNLKKWNGFNVLAVDGTSLQVPDTIECGEYFGLSKNQNKVQTAIASASALYDVLNDIIIDASVTKFRTSEREMAKQHINTLNNEKLLNNSIVIFDRGYPSYDMFDYLNDRNLFFLMRISSSFKIIQSISSEDCIFEYKSKGELKKVRVIKIKLSADTTEILVTNIFDEIITPNQFKELYFLRWGVECKYKELKSSIEIEEFSGTKPIAIEQDFYASIYISMVAALIKKDADAAIANKNKDKNLKSEYQANRNFILCDVLKKIIVMMVKPISGKRILEHILEKAKKIRSQIRPNRNCERKNKHPRKKHHSQRKSCI; this is encoded by the coding sequence ATGAAAAATATTAAATTATTATCCCAAATTTTAAAGAAAACAAATAAATTAATTATTTCCAATGAGTTTAAAGAAGCGTATAGCTTAGGTAATTCATTTTCAAGAAAAAGAAAATTATCTTTTTCTAATGCAGTACATTTTATTTGCTCCGCATTACGAAAATCTATGGCTACAGAAATAAGTAATTTCATTGAAGAGCATACATATTTAGATTTTCCTTGTATATCAAAACAAGCATTTTCTAAAGCAAGACAAAATATTTCCCCTGAAGCATTTAAAGAATTATGCAGATTATTTGTTGATTCTTTTTATAGCTCAACAAACAATTTAAAAAAGTGGAATGGATTTAATGTTCTTGCTGTCGATGGAACCTCTTTGCAAGTTCCTGATACAATTGAATGTGGTGAATATTTTGGATTAAGTAAAAATCAAAATAAAGTACAAACTGCTATTGCGTCGGCGTCAGCCTTATATGATGTATTAAATGATATAATAATTGATGCGTCTGTAACTAAATTTAGAACTAGCGAAAGAGAAATGGCCAAACAACATATAAATACACTTAATAATGAAAAATTACTCAATAATAGCATTGTAATTTTTGATAGGGGCTATCCTTCTTATGATATGTTTGATTATTTAAACGATAGAAATTTATTTTTCTTAATGAGAATATCATCTTCATTTAAGATAATACAATCTATTTCTTCTGAAGATTGTATTTTTGAATATAAATCAAAAGGAGAATTGAAAAAAGTAAGAGTTATAAAAATAAAACTTTCTGCTGACACCACAGAAATATTAGTAACTAATATATTTGATGAAATTATTACTCCTAATCAATTTAAAGAATTGTATTTTCTTAGATGGGGAGTTGAATGCAAATATAAAGAACTTAAAAGTAGTATTGAAATAGAAGAATTTTCTGGAACTAAGCCAATTGCAATTGAACAAGATTTTTATGCATCTATTTATATATCTATGGTTGCAGCACTTATAAAGAAAGATGCCGACGCTGCAATAGCAAATAAAAATAAAGATAAAAATTTAAAATCAGAATATCAAGCAAATAGAAATTTTATATTATGTGACGTTTTGAAGAAGATAATAGTTATGATGGTAAAGCCTATTTCAGGAAAAAGAATATTAGAACATATATTAGAAAAAGCTAAAAAAATACGCTCACAAATACGTCCAAACCGTAATTGTGAGCGAAAAAACAAGCACCCAAGGAAAAAGCATCATTCTCAAAGGAAATCTTGCATATAA
- a CDS encoding HsdM family class I SAM-dependent methyltransferase, which yields MNTNEIMSNTKLMIDDLKTVCANFGLGNASSEYKIITEVFLYKFLNDKFLYEIRKASATLKNSTNLEADLNTLSDEEYDDLMDELPASTALLKREHFISYLFNNKNTEKFNELFDNTLIDIANFNINIFSVKTSSDDKIRLFGALSQFIIESNKKSDFCRAIIDKLVAFSFEEAFKQKYDFFAAVFEYLIKDYNKDFGKYAEYYTPHSIASIIARIMVPEGAQNVTVYDPAAGSGTLVLALAHEIGEENCTIFTQDISQKSSEFLRLNLILNNLVHSLGNVVHGDTLLAPQHLNRQKNDLMKFDYIVSNPPFNVDFSDNRDTLAGDNFKERFWAGVQCRQLSKIVMKKLLQISNSVCYIS from the coding sequence ATGAATACAAATGAAATAATGTCCAATACAAAATTAATGATTGATGATCTAAAAACAGTGTGTGCCAACTTTGGACTTGGCAATGCAAGCAGCGAATATAAGATCATCACTGAGGTTTTCCTATATAAGTTTTTAAATGATAAATTTTTATATGAAATTAGAAAAGCAAGCGCAACACTAAAGAACAGCACTAACCTTGAAGCGGATCTAAATACACTGTCTGATGAAGAATACGATGACTTAATGGATGAGCTTCCTGCTTCCACTGCTTTATTAAAAAGAGAACATTTTATCTCTTATCTATTCAACAACAAAAATACAGAAAAATTTAATGAACTATTTGATAATACTCTTATTGATATTGCAAACTTCAATATTAATATTTTTTCTGTAAAAACAAGTAGTGATGATAAAATTCGCCTATTTGGTGCACTCTCTCAATTTATTATTGAGTCAAATAAAAAATCAGATTTTTGTCGTGCCATTATTGATAAGCTCGTAGCATTTAGCTTTGAAGAAGCGTTTAAACAGAAATACGATTTCTTCGCAGCAGTATTTGAATATCTAATTAAAGATTATAACAAAGACTTCGGTAAATATGCAGAATATTATACACCTCATTCTATTGCTAGTATCATTGCGCGTATTATGGTGCCTGAAGGGGCCCAAAATGTTACAGTTTATGATCCAGCAGCTGGATCTGGTACACTTGTCCTTGCTCTTGCACACGAAATTGGTGAGGAAAACTGTACCATATTTACACAGGATATTTCTCAGAAATCAAGTGAATTTCTTCGTTTGAATCTAATTTTGAATAATCTTGTACACTCACTTGGAAATGTGGTTCATGGAGATACTCTACTTGCGCCACAGCACTTGAATAGACAAAAAAATGATTTGATGAAATTTGATTATATTGTTTCAAATCCACCTTTTAATGTAGATTTTAGCGACAACCGCGATACTTTAGCAGGTGATAACTTCAAAGAAAGGTTCTGGGCGGGCGTTCAATGTCGTCAACTTAGTAAAATAGTAATGAAAAAATTACTACAAATTTCGAATAGCGTATGCTATATTTCTTAA